The segment GATGGAGTCGCTGGGTTTTAAACCAACAGACTGTCTGGGAATGGTTGATGCGGCGCTTGCCAAGCATCCTGAGGGAACGTTGGAAGAACTGCTGAAACAGGTGCTTAAAGGAATACACCGTGGATGACAGGTTGGTTGATCAGCATCCGGTTACCGATGATTTGCCCGACGAGCTGTCCCTGCGACCGGCCCGGCTGGCGGAGTATGTCGGCCAGACGAAGATTATCGATAACCTCAAAGTATATATTGCCGCGGCCAGGGAACGGCGTGAACCCTTGGATCATGTGCTTTTTTCCGGCCCTCCCGGTTTGGGAAAAACTACGTTGTCGAACATTGTTGCCCATGAAATGGGTGTCCAGGTCAGATCAACGTCCGGACCGGCAATTGAACGTCCCGGTGATCTGGCGGCGATTCTTACCAACCTGCACGAGATGGATATCCTTTTTATCGATGAAATTCATCGTTTGAATCGCTCCGTCGAGGAAATTCTCTATCCGGCCCTGGAAGATTTTAAACTTGATATTATCATTGGTCAGGGGCCTGCTGCCCGTTCCATTCGCCTCGATCTGCCTCCCTTCACCCTGGTGGGGGCTACCACCAGGGCTGGTTTGCTCAGCTCCCCCCTGCGGGGTCGTTTCGGCATTACCTTTCGGCTTAATTTCTATAAGCATGAAGAACTTGCCCGCATTATCCGCCGGTCAGCCGGGATATTGAACGTCTCTCTTGACAATGATGGTGAGGCTGAAATAGCCTGTCGGTCACGAGGTACGCCAAGAATTGCCAATCGACTGCTGAAACGGGTCAGGGATTTTGCCCAGATCCATGGAGCGCCTTTGATCTCCGGCGACGTTGCCCGCCACGCCCTGGAAAAGATGGAGATCGACACCTATGGTCTCGATCCCCTTGACCGCCAGTATCTCCAGGCTCTCATTCACAAATTTGCCGGCGGGCCAGTGGGTATCGAAACCCTGGCTGCCGTTCTGCATGAAGAGGGCGATACCCTGGAAGATATATGTGAGCCCTATCTGCTGCAGCTTGGTTTCTTGGCCAGGACTCCTCGTGGACGGGTTGCTACTCCCCGGGCCTGTGAATACTTCGCCTCACTTTCGGCCATTGCCGGCTAAAAACTCCACTTTTCATTCCTTTTGCCTGTTGCTGCACCAATTTCCCTTGACAAGGATAAAAAAATGTTCTATTCGCTGCAAATGAGTGATCATTCATTCCGGTGAAAGGAAGGCATATGAATCTCGTCCAGATGTTTTTTGATCGGGTCAACCGATACGGTGATGACCGGGCAATGATGGTGAAGAAAGCGGGGCAGTATAGCACCATTTCCTGGAATGAGTGGG is part of the Candidatus Anaeroferrophillus wilburensis genome and harbors:
- the ruvB gene encoding Holliday junction branch migration DNA helicase RuvB; protein product: MDDRLVDQHPVTDDLPDELSLRPARLAEYVGQTKIIDNLKVYIAAARERREPLDHVLFSGPPGLGKTTLSNIVAHEMGVQVRSTSGPAIERPGDLAAILTNLHEMDILFIDEIHRLNRSVEEILYPALEDFKLDIIIGQGPAARSIRLDLPPFTLVGATTRAGLLSSPLRGRFGITFRLNFYKHEELARIIRRSAGILNVSLDNDGEAEIACRSRGTPRIANRLLKRVRDFAQIHGAPLISGDVARHALEKMEIDTYGLDPLDRQYLQALIHKFAGGPVGIETLAAVLHEEGDTLEDICEPYLLQLGFLARTPRGRVATPRACEYFASLSAIAG